From Brachionichthys hirsutus isolate HB-005 chromosome 7, CSIRO-AGI_Bhir_v1, whole genome shotgun sequence, the proteins below share one genomic window:
- the cep68 gene encoding centrosomal protein of 68 kDa, producing the protein MAATGQERRWKERRPDFNHGRRLPDRPERDSQQPHKSVAMAPKSRCLTERRYAARKPLFSTERHASILKKTHPSEDTEQEKTFDSARREEKQQQNFLTGAREAPPPERFHLPHGGVSSSSVWREGLGSPLGVSELQEGSAQRSPPSRPRLTSTVLYPSRAPRLGRSRTARARLGQGGRAEQGGAESKVVPMSPYQANYWACAIPEALPPSPDRHSSSWDPNGDYRALLDYTYPLRPGPVDAEWDCTKLHGDALLLTDPNWQDSGIEPDHLCGSSSLTGLGLSLGGGHRSPDPQAFSESSEAPDSSTLFSRSDPAGLSLDSENGARQRHLPSPSSLCPAFIRSTSLLPRSRGAGGEVDEEFRPLPEQLEELQLLSRQVREATAHLSWESLGSGTTSVLSSIALAETQEDEDEDDREGRRRSRDAVGLREGLSAAQTAADWDSKAWRRSSGAWAEPVGGANQSSLGEVEALAERLGGAALTGNRENQEQGESLMRRIQVFSSLLEQLIQQLYAALGKVDLLAPPTVAEYQESAQQPLTSSVLHAGRLLLSCVDTASPFLGDALLLIERRSGALETHMEDLSSSILSTGDDLTRLNPLHQGRGEEPGPVGVQTAQSSGPYFYLAS; encoded by the exons ATGGCCGCCACGGGGCAGGAGCGGCGATGGAAGGAACGTCGGCCGGACTTTAACCACGGCAGGAGACTCCCAGACCGACCAGAGAGAGACTCGCAGCAGCCACACAAAAGCGTTGCCATGGCGCCCAAGTCCCGGTGCCTGACGGAGAGACGGTACGCAGCGAGGAAGCCGCTGTTCTCCACGGAACGCCATGCATCCATCTTAAAGAAGACGCATCCGTCGGAGGACACGGAACAG gagaaaacatttgattctgcaagaagagaagaaaagcagCAACAGAACTTCTTGACCGGAGCAAGAGAAGCTCCGCCCCCAGAGCGCTTCCACCTCCCCCACGGTGGCGTCTCATCTTCCTCGGTCTGGAGAGAAGGTCTCGGCTCGCCCTTGGGTGTCTCGGAGCTCCAGGAAGGATCAGCTCAGCGGAGCCCTCCTTCGAGGCCACGGCTGACCTCCACTGTCCTGTACCCGTCTCGCGCCCCTCGTTTGGGGCGCTCCAGGACGGCCCGGGCTCGGCTGGGCCAGGGAGGGAGGGCGGAGCAAGGCGGGGCGGAGAGTAAAGTGGTCCCAATGTCTCCCTATCAGGCGAACTACTGGGCCTGTGCCATCCCTGAAGCTCTGCCTCCGTCTCCGGACCGGCATTCGTCTAGCTGGGACCCAAACGGGGACTACCGGGCCCTGCTGGACTACACTTACCCTCTGAGACCGGGACCGGTGGACGCCGAGTGGGACTGCACCAAACTCCACGGGGACGCTCTCCTGCTAACGGATCCAAACTGGCAGGACTCGGGGATTGAACCGGACCACCTGTGTGGCTCCAGCAGCCTGACGGGATTGGGCCTTTCCCTCGGTGGGGGTCACAGGTCACCTGACCCGCAGGCATTCAGCGAATCATCAGAGGCTCCTGACTCCAGCACCTTGTTCTCCCGGTCGGACCCTGCGGGTTTGTCCCTGGACAGTGAGAACGGAGctcgccagcgccacctaccctccccttcctccctctgcccTGCCTTCATCCGCTCCACCAGCCTTCTTCCACGCTCCAGGGGTGCGGGTGGGGAGGTGGATGAAGAGTTCCGGCCGTTaccggagcagctggaggagctgcagctgctctccAGGCAG GTGAGGGAGGCGACGGCTCACCTGAGTTGGGAATCTCTGGGTTCGGGCACgacctccgtcctctcctccatcgCCCTGGCTGAGACacaggaggatgaagacgaggacgatCGCGAGGGACGCCGTCGTTCCAGAGACGCCGTGGGCCTGAGGGAGGGACTGAGCGCCGCTCAGACGG CTGCTGACTGGGACTCCAAGGCGTGGAGGAGGAGTTCTGGAGCCTGGGCAGAGCCTGTTGGAGGAGCGAACCAATCCAGCCTCGGGGAGGTGGAGGCCTTGGCGGAGCGGCTGGGCGGCGCCGCCCTGACCGGCAACCGGGAAAACCAGGAGCAGGGCGAATCCCTGATGCGACGCATCCAG GTCTTCAGTTCCCTCCTGGAGCAGCTCATCCAGCAGCTGTATGCGGCGTTGGGGAAGGTGGACCTGCTGGCTCCGCCCACCGTGGCTGAATATCAG GAGAGCGCCCAGCAGCCCCTGACCTCCTCCGTTCTGCACGCCGGGCGGCTTCTCCTCAGCTGCGTCGACACCGCGTCTCCAT TTTTAGGAGACGCCCTGCTGTTGATCGAGAGGCGGTCCGGAGCTCTGGAGACCCACATGGAAGACTTGTCGTCCTCCATCTTGTCCACCGGGGACGACCTGACCCGGCTGAATCCGCTCCATCAgggcagaggggaggagccagGCCCCGTGGGGGTCCAGACGGCCCAGAGCTCTGGACCTTATTTCTATTTAGCATCTTAA
- the sdhaf4 gene encoding succinate dehydrogenase assembly factor 4, mitochondrial yields MSVLRVLSSASKRSLAANAVSTGCRRAASGAPKDNEPPKKAKTPQGRFDSPEEEKSQNILQTFPDGVNPVTKETGGPRGPEPTRYGDWERKGRCVDF; encoded by the exons ATGTCTGTTCTGCGGGTGTTGTCTTCAGCTAGCAAACGAAGTCTAGCCGCGAACGCCGTATCTACAG GGTGTCGTCGGGCTGCCAGCGGTGCCCCGAAGGACAACGAGCCGCCGAAGAAAGCCAAAACCCCGCAGGGCCGATTTGACAGCCCCGAGGAGGAGAAAAGCCAAAATATACTGCAAA CGTTCCCTGATGGCGTGAACCCAGTAACCAAGGAGACGGGGGGTCCTCGAGGTCCGGAGCCCACCCGCTATGGAGACTGGGAGAGAAAAGGCCGCTGTGTTGATTTCTAG
- the tlx1 gene encoding T-cell leukemia homeobox protein 1, translated as MDHFGLLGTHLQQHAHAEPISFGIDQILSNADQSCMLGVKMHEADYGHAGYNGGGVHGGGFPCGNNGYPGSASSCGVASLGGPYHMNMGVNANGTNANAAGVIRVPAHRPMSCGHSSVPPVNGSVSSVSALTFPWMESNRRYTKDRFSGHPYQNRTPPKKKKPRTSFTRLQICELEKRFHRQKYLASAERAALAKALKMTDAQVKTWFQNRRTKWRRQTAEEREAERQQTNRILMQLQQEAFQKTINQPVTPDPLCLQNSSLYALQNLQPWTENTTKISCVSTCE; from the exons ATGGATCACTTCGGACTACTGGGGAcgcacctgcagcagcacgCGCACGCGGAGCCCATCAGCTTCGGCATCGATCAGATCCTCAGCAACGCCGACCAGAGCTGCATGCTGGGCGTGAAGATGCACGAAGCGGACTACGGACACGCGGGGTACAACGGCGGCGGCGTGCACGGAGGCGGGTTCCCGTGCGGGAACAACGGATATCCCGGGTCCGCCAGCTCGTGCGGGGTGGCTTCCCTCGGCGGGCCTTATCACATGAACATGGGCGTGAACGCGAACGGGACTAACGCGAACGCCGCCGGGGTCATCCGCGTCCCCGCGCACCGCCCGATGAGCTGCGGGCACTCCTCCGTGCCGCCGGTGAACGGATCCGTGAGCAGCGTGAGCGCGCTGACGTTCCCGTGGATGGAGAGTAACCGCCGCTACACCAAAGACAGGTTCTCag GTCACCCCTACCAGAACCGGACGCCTCctaagaagaagaagcctcGGACCTCCTTCACTCGGCTGCAGATCTGCGAGCTGGAGAAGCGCTTCCACCGGCAGAAGTACCTGGCGTCGGCCGAGCGGGCCGCCCTGGCCAAGGCGCTGAAGATGACGGACGCGCAGGTCAAAACCTGGTTCCAGAACAGACGCACCAAATGGAG GCGGCAGACCGCGGAGGAGCGGGAGGCGGAGCGGCAGCAGACCAACCGGATCCtcatgcagctgcagcaggaggcctTCCAGAAGACCATCAACCAGCCGGTAACACCGGACCCGCTGTGCCTGCAGAACAGTTCCCTGTACGccctgcagaacctgcagcCCTGGACCGAAAACACCACCAAGATCAGCTGCGTGTCGACGTGCGAGTAG
- the lbx1a gene encoding transcription factor LBX1a — protein sequence MTSKDDSKCPAMLEERRRSPLDQLPPPANSNKPLTPFSIADILSKPPGRRSYSLSGAARHVSPGEKLPSAGNGVSGRALFSRTSPLCALEELASKTFKGLEVSVLQAAEGRDGLTLFGQRNTPKKRRKSRTAFTNHQIYELEKRFLYQKYLSPADRDQIAQQLGLTNAQVITWFQNRRAKLKRDLEEMKADVDSAKASGPVALEKLSKLAELEKCAAGGMGGRSAPAPAPAPAPGRADPDSSMSPDDNTENLDSSGPRASPPSPESSWRTDRLGIECCSEDEDEEIDVDD from the exons ATGACCTCCAAGGACGACTCCAAATGCCCGGCGATGCTGGAGGAGCGGAGGCGCAGCCCGCTGGATCAGCTCCCGCCGCCGGCCAACTCGAACAAGCCGCTGACGCCGTTCAGCATCGCGGACATCCTCAGCAAGCCGCCCGGGAGGAGGAGCTACTCTCTGAGCGGCGCGGCGCGCCACGTCTCCCCCGGAGAGAAGCTGCCCTCGGCGGGCAACGGCGTGTCCGGCCGCGCGCTGTTCAGCCGAACGTCCCCGCTGTgcgcgctggaggagctggccaGCAAAACGTTCAAAGGCCTGGAGGTCAGCGTCCTGCAGGCGGCAGAGG GCCGAGACGGGCTGACGCTTTTCGGCCAGAGGAACACGCCGAAGAAGCGTCGGAAGTCCCGCACGGCGTTCACGAACCACCAGATCTACGAGCTGGAGAAGCGCTTCCTGTACCAGAAGTACCTGAGCCCGGCGGACCGGGACCAGATCGCGCAGCAGCTCGGACTCACCAACGCGCAGGTCATCACCTGGTTCCAGAACCGACGCGCGAAGCTCAAGCGGGAcctggaggagatgaaagcGGACGTGGACTCCGCCAAGGCCTCGGGCCCCGTGGCCTTGGAGAAGCTCTCCAAACTGGCCGAGCTGGAGAAATGCGCGGCCGGAGGGATGGGCGGGAGgtcggctccggctccggctccggctccggcacCGGGCCGCGCCGACCCGGACTCTTCCATGTCCCCCGACGACAACACCGAGAACCTGGACTCCAGCGGGCCCCGCGCGTCGCCTCCTTCGCCCGAATCGTCGTGGCGCACGGACCGGTTGGGCATCGAGTGCTGCTcggaggacgaagacgaggagatTGACGTGGACGACTAA